From the genome of Oscillospiraceae bacterium, one region includes:
- the ligA gene encoding NAD-dependent DNA ligase LigA yields MDFFESRIRELEKVLEYHNNLYYNNDSPEISDMEYDKLLRELEDLEKQFPEYKSENSPTSHVGGTASSKFSPVVHSVPMESLQDVFSKEELIEFDNRIKSSLNEKYEYVVELKIDGLSVSLEYENGKFKRGSTRGDGVTGEDVSENLKTIKDIPKTLNKNISSLEVRGEVYMSTEVFNKLNELQEIYEQKLFANPRNAAAGSLRQLDSGVTKKRQLSMFVFNIQAVNGISFNTHFETLKYMEECGFKVVPYYKVIDNIEDVYKRIEEISELRGELPFEIDGVVIKLNSLSQRDVLGSTSKTPRWAVAYKFPAEEKETKLIDIVVQVGRTGVLTPNAVLEPVRLAGTTVRKATLHNIDNILDKDIRIGDTVIVRKAGDIIPEIVSSVKDKRTEELEIYKMPELCPACGEKTVRFTDEAATRCINSSCPAQLMRTIIHFASRDAMDIEGMGPAVVSALIDNNIISSFSDLYYLNAEDISHLERMGDKSAKNIIDAIEKSKQNDLSKLIFGLGIRFVGAKTAKSLSKHFKSMDNFIKADYETLISIDDIGQKVAGSIIDFFKDNSNILLIEKLKSANVNMQSLEKIIDERFKGKTFVLTGTLPTLKRDEASKIIESFGGKTSSSVSKKTDYVLLGEEAGSKLEKAKTLGINIISEEEFMEMIK; encoded by the coding sequence ATGGATTTTTTCGAATCACGTATTAGAGAATTAGAAAAAGTTTTAGAATATCATAACAATTTATATTATAATAACGACTCGCCTGAGATTAGCGATATGGAGTATGACAAACTTTTAAGAGAACTTGAAGATTTAGAAAAACAATTTCCTGAATACAAATCGGAAAATTCTCCGACATCCCATGTAGGCGGTACTGCTTCATCAAAATTTAGTCCTGTTGTTCACAGTGTTCCAATGGAAAGTCTTCAGGATGTATTTTCTAAAGAAGAACTTATTGAATTTGACAATCGCATAAAATCTTCACTTAATGAAAAATATGAATATGTAGTTGAACTTAAGATTGACGGGCTTTCTGTTTCATTAGAATATGAAAACGGAAAGTTTAAAAGAGGTTCCACAAGAGGAGATGGGGTAACAGGGGAAGATGTCAGCGAAAATTTAAAAACAATAAAAGATATCCCCAAAACTCTTAATAAAAATATTTCTTCTCTCGAAGTAAGAGGAGAAGTTTACATGAGCACTGAAGTTTTTAATAAACTTAATGAACTTCAGGAAATATATGAACAAAAATTATTTGCAAATCCACGAAATGCTGCCGCCGGGTCTTTAAGACAACTTGACAGTGGAGTTACAAAAAAAAGGCAACTTTCAATGTTTGTTTTTAATATTCAGGCTGTTAACGGCATATCTTTTAATACACATTTTGAAACTTTAAAATATATGGAAGAATGTGGTTTCAAAGTTGTTCCTTACTATAAAGTTATAGATAATATAGAAGATGTATATAAAAGAATAGAAGAAATAAGTGAACTAAGAGGAGAACTTCCTTTTGAAATTGACGGCGTTGTAATTAAACTTAATTCATTAAGTCAAAGAGATGTGCTTGGAAGCACTTCAAAAACTCCAAGGTGGGCTGTTGCTTATAAATTCCCTGCGGAAGAAAAAGAAACAAAACTTATTGATATTGTTGTTCAGGTTGGAAGAACCGGAGTACTGACTCCCAATGCCGTATTAGAGCCTGTTCGATTAGCAGGGACTACTGTGAGAAAAGCAACTCTTCATAATATCGATAATATTTTAGATAAAGATATTCGAATCGGAGATACAGTAATTGTCAGAAAAGCAGGAGATATTATTCCTGAAATTGTTTCCAGTGTTAAGGATAAAAGAACTGAAGAACTTGAAATTTATAAAATGCCTGAACTATGTCCTGCCTGTGGGGAGAAAACTGTTCGTTTTACTGACGAGGCAGCAACAAGATGTATAAATTCTTCATGTCCTGCTCAACTTATGCGAACCATTATACATTTTGCATCAAGAGATGCAATGGATATTGAAGGCATGGGACCTGCTGTTGTTTCAGCGCTTATAGATAACAATATCATCTCATCTTTTTCTGATTTGTATTATTTAAATGCAGAAGATATCTCACATCTTGAAAGAATGGGTGACAAATCAGCCAAAAATATTATTGATGCAATAGAAAAATCAAAACAAAATGATTTATCAAAACTTATATTTGGTCTTGGAATACGTTTTGTAGGGGCGAAAACTGCAAAGAGTTTATCAAAGCATTTCAAATCAATGGATAATTTTATAAAAGCTGATTATGAAACCTTGATAAGTATTGATGATATTGGTCAAAAGGTTGCAGGAAGTATTATTGATTTCTTTAAAGATAATTCTAATATATTGCTTATAGAAAAACTTAAAAGTGCCAATGTCAATATGCAATCGCTCGAAAAAATTATTGATGAGAGATTTAAAGGAAAAACTTTTGTCCTAACAGGAACTCTACCAACATTAAAAAGAGACGAGGCTTCTAAAATTATAGAAAGTTTTGGAGGGAAAACATCTTCTTCGGTTTCTAAAAAAACAGATTATGTTCTTTTGGGAGAGGAAGCAGGCAGTAAACTTGAAAAAGCAAAAACATTAGGAATTAATATTATATCAGAAGAAGAGTTTATGGAAATGATTAAATAA